One stretch of Spiroplasma mirum ATCC 29335 DNA includes these proteins:
- the tkt gene encoding transketolase gives MNKSINTVRMLGIEAVNKANSGHPGIILGAAPMAYTLFTKHLRVNPEVDKWINRDRFILSAGHGSALLYSLLHLSGFNITIDDLKKFRQLGSITPGHPESYLTPGVDVTTGPLGQGIAMAVGQAVAETHLSARYNKPNYNLFDHYTYVICGDGDLQEGVAQEAISLAGHWKLNKLIVLFDSNDVQLDNMVSVAQSENIADRFKAAQWNYLLVKDGNDTAAINKAIEQAKTSDKPTLIEVKTVIGFGATKQGTPAVHGSPLGTDIETVKKVLAWTEKDFYVPGEVYEDFETNVKERGIKEYDRWIALYEKYLQEFPDLGKELERAIHGNFTIKAQDFLDLAPSKPQATRVSSGKIVDRISELLPNWMGGSADLTGSTKAKGADGNYQFDNRLGRNIAYGVREFAMGAINNGIYTHGGILPFAGGFFVFADYIKPAIRLSSLMEIPVLYVLSHDSIAVGEDGPTHQPIEQLAMLRSQPNLNVFRPCDFKETLGSYLEALQQKHTPSAILITRQDLPELETTSAQDVNKGAYKVFGADHNNDVNILATGSEVSLAINVAKKLTEKNISAKVISMPCWELFAKQPADYQTTLLEKKALKVSLELGTTFGWERYTGNEGINIGIDTFGQSGNFHSVLEYFNFNVEHISNKIIKKLGK, from the coding sequence ATGAACAAATCAATTAATACTGTGAGAATGTTAGGGATTGAAGCAGTTAATAAAGCAAACTCGGGTCATCCCGGGATTATTTTAGGTGCTGCGCCAATGGCCTATACTTTATTTACTAAACATTTAAGAGTTAACCCCGAAGTTGATAAATGAATTAATCGTGATCGTTTTATTTTATCAGCTGGTCATGGGAGCGCCTTATTATATTCATTATTACATTTATCAGGATTTAATATTACAATTGATGATTTAAAAAAATTCCGCCAGTTAGGATCAATTACTCCTGGTCACCCCGAATCATACTTAACCCCTGGGGTGGATGTTACAACCGGACCATTAGGGCAAGGGATTGCGATGGCAGTTGGTCAGGCAGTTGCGGAAACTCACTTAAGTGCGCGCTATAATAAACCTAATTATAATTTATTTGACCATTATACTTATGTGATTTGTGGAGATGGTGATTTACAAGAAGGGGTTGCCCAAGAAGCAATTTCACTAGCTGGTCATTGAAAATTAAATAAATTAATTGTTTTATTTGATTCAAATGATGTCCAATTAGATAATATGGTTAGTGTTGCTCAAAGCGAAAATATTGCTGATCGTTTTAAAGCAGCGCAGTGAAACTATCTATTAGTTAAAGATGGGAATGATACAGCGGCAATTAATAAGGCCATTGAACAAGCAAAAACAAGTGATAAGCCAACTTTAATTGAAGTTAAAACGGTGATTGGTTTTGGAGCAACTAAGCAAGGAACGCCCGCTGTGCATGGTTCACCATTAGGAACTGATATTGAAACAGTTAAAAAAGTATTAGCATGAACAGAAAAAGATTTTTATGTTCCGGGAGAAGTTTATGAAGACTTTGAAACCAATGTTAAAGAACGGGGAATTAAAGAATATGACCGTTGAATTGCTCTTTATGAAAAATATTTGCAAGAATTTCCCGACCTAGGAAAAGAATTAGAACGTGCTATCCACGGTAATTTTACAATTAAAGCACAAGACTTTTTAGATTTAGCTCCAAGTAAACCCCAAGCAACCCGTGTCAGCAGTGGTAAAATTGTTGATCGCATTTCTGAATTACTACCAAACTGAATGGGGGGGAGTGCAGATTTAACTGGGAGTACTAAAGCAAAAGGCGCCGATGGTAATTACCAATTTGATAATCGGTTAGGAAGGAACATTGCCTATGGGGTCCGGGAATTTGCCATGGGAGCTATTAATAATGGAATCTATACCCATGGGGGGATTTTACCATTTGCTGGTGGTTTCTTTGTCTTTGCCGATTATATAAAACCAGCAATCCGGTTAAGTTCGCTAATGGAAATTCCAGTGCTATATGTATTATCCCATGATTCAATTGCGGTTGGTGAAGATGGACCAACCCACCAACCAATTGAACAATTAGCAATGCTTCGTAGTCAACCAAACTTAAATGTTTTCCGTCCTTGTGATTTTAAAGAAACCCTAGGAAGTTATTTAGAAGCATTACAACAAAAACACACTCCAAGTGCAATTTTAATTACACGGCAAGATTTACCAGAGTTAGAAACAACTAGTGCTCAAGATGTTAATAAGGGAGCCTATAAAGTTTTTGGGGCTGATCATAATAATGATGTTAATATCCTGGCCACGGGTAGTGAAGTTAGCTTAGCAATTAATGTAGCAAAAAAATTAACTGAAAAAAATATTTCCGCCAAAGTTATTTCAATGCCTTGTTGAGAATTATTTGCTAAACAACCAGCAGATTATCAAACAACCTTACTAGAAAAAAAAGCTTTAAAGGTTTCGTTAGAATTAGGAACAACTTTTGGGTGAGAAAGATATACTGGTAACGAGGGAATTAATATTGGAATTGATACTTTTGGTCAATCTGGAAACTTTCATTCGGTTCTAGAATACTTTAACTTTAATGTTGAACATATTAGTAATAAAATTATTAAAAAATTAGGAAAATAA
- a CDS encoding DUF896 domain-containing protein — protein MNINDLLKKINELAKKQKERTLTDNEKQLQHQLRQQYLEEFRKKFLNELKTIKVVNEKGEDVTPEKLKKLNHQNQKIKSIKKDDKI, from the coding sequence ATGAACATTAATGATTTATTAAAAAAAATTAATGAACTAGCTAAGAAGCAAAAAGAGAGAACTTTAACTGACAATGAAAAACAATTACAGCATCAACTTCGCCAACAATACTTAGAAGAATTTCGAAAAAAATTTTTAAATGAATTAAAAACGATTAAGGTAGTTAATGAAAAAGGAGAGGATGTTACTCCGGAGAAATTAAAAAAATTAAACCATCAAAATCAAAAAATTAAAAGCATTAAAAAAGATGATAAAATTTAA